The Leptospira bouyouniensis genome contains a region encoding:
- a CDS encoding AI-2E family transporter, translated as MNWIKNKNETIVYILLAGIFLATCFTLFFVFKPFLWASFLALLFYLTTRKIHKRLKKVLGEKFHVLSPYIMVILMLACVFIPSYLIVSTLVRESLNLVSYVRNQLTEESIVALLLNSPMLTDFFTENEFFWIKLPIMYREYVGQHMDILNLDSIYSLLKNSSGFLLGSFEVPGAIIFNGFFTFILLFFLYKEGSRMERALFMLLPFPTEIEERLGRRIEEAIRTVMMGNMFISFLQGALIYFLLLFTSVSNKFLLSSIATIFSLIPVVGTSVVWFPIGLYIGLVQENWTGSILFMIAGGASYLILENFVKPKILDKKLKTHPFLIFLSLIGGLQEFGVAGIIIGPMALTLVIILWDFWKIFRETRFQTT; from the coding sequence ATGAATTGGATCAAAAATAAAAACGAAACTATCGTCTATATATTGTTAGCAGGTATTTTCCTTGCTACATGTTTTACATTATTTTTTGTATTTAAACCATTTTTATGGGCTAGTTTTTTGGCCTTATTGTTTTATCTCACCACGAGGAAAATACACAAACGGTTGAAAAAAGTTTTAGGAGAAAAGTTTCACGTACTTTCTCCCTATATCATGGTCATTTTGATGTTAGCCTGTGTCTTCATTCCATCGTATCTCATTGTTTCTACTTTAGTTCGTGAATCATTAAATTTGGTCAGTTACGTAAGAAACCAACTTACTGAAGAATCCATAGTGGCACTCCTTCTCAATAGCCCTATGTTAACTGACTTTTTTACTGAAAATGAATTTTTTTGGATCAAACTTCCGATTATGTACCGTGAGTATGTGGGCCAACATATGGATATCCTCAATTTAGATTCCATATATAGTTTGCTAAAAAATTCTTCAGGATTTTTGTTAGGTTCTTTTGAAGTTCCAGGTGCTATTATCTTCAATGGATTTTTTACATTTATCCTTCTTTTTTTCCTCTATAAAGAAGGAAGCAGAATGGAACGTGCATTATTTATGTTATTACCTTTCCCAACTGAAATTGAAGAACGATTGGGTAGAAGAATTGAAGAAGCAATACGTACAGTGATGATGGGAAACATGTTCATCTCTTTTTTACAAGGTGCATTGATATATTTCTTATTACTTTTCACTTCTGTTTCGAACAAGTTTTTGCTGTCGAGTATCGCGACTATTTTTTCATTGATCCCAGTGGTTGGAACTTCAGTGGTTTGGTTTCCGATTGGACTTTACATTGGACTTGTGCAAGAAAACTGGACAGGTAGTATATTGTTTATGATTGCTGGAGGAGCAAGTTACCTGATCCTCGAAAATTTCGTGAAACCAAAAATTTTAGACAAAAAATTAAAAACACACCCTTTCCTTATCTTTTTATCTTTGATTGGCGGGTTACAAGAGTTTGGTGTTGCAGGGATTATCATTGGGCCAATGGCATTAACGCTTGTCATCATTTTATGGGATTTTTGGAAAATATTTAGAGAGACAAGATTTCAAACTACTTAA
- the xseA gene encoding exodeoxyribonuclease VII large subunit, whose product MEIVDSSLSVSEVNRRIKAKLQDSPEFKNFWVRGEISNYSQTNSSGHMYFSLKDTSSVIKCAFFSFQAKNYKGTPLRNGMEILVYGSVSVYEPGGYYSITVQKIEEIGEGDILLRIEKLKKTLAEKGIFDASHKRPLPKFPKRLGIVTSPKGAAVEDIIRIATDLNPSIQILISPCLVQGDGAENSIIEAIKEINDPKWEVDVIIAGRGGGSFEDLKAFNQESVVMAYYHSKIPIISAVGHEIDRVLTDLAADATTPTPTAAAKLAIPNVSDTLIRLDEMEDRLRSALTGVIRIGKEKWLGVTNRVVLQNPKSFLEPRQNHFDEIMTKISLLGKNYLVKKQSEFQKFEIFHQNWKSYLERIQNKFKLAEQRLEHFSPLGTLKRGYSVLRNTNKQVISSVRQIKENETLEVFLFDGKIQVEVKEKN is encoded by the coding sequence ATGGAAATAGTTGATTCCTCCCTTTCTGTAAGCGAAGTCAATCGTCGGATTAAGGCGAAATTACAAGACTCTCCTGAATTTAAAAACTTTTGGGTGCGTGGAGAAATCTCCAATTATAGCCAAACCAATAGCTCTGGTCATATGTATTTTTCTTTGAAAGATACCTCGAGTGTTATCAAATGTGCATTTTTTTCGTTCCAAGCAAAAAACTATAAAGGCACACCCCTCCGGAATGGAATGGAAATCCTTGTATATGGTTCGGTTTCTGTCTACGAACCAGGTGGTTATTATAGCATCACAGTACAAAAGATCGAAGAAATTGGTGAAGGTGATATCCTCCTTCGCATTGAAAAATTAAAGAAAACATTAGCCGAGAAAGGAATCTTTGATGCCTCTCATAAACGGCCGTTACCAAAATTTCCGAAACGATTGGGAATTGTCACCTCTCCCAAAGGGGCAGCTGTTGAGGATATCATTCGTATTGCCACGGATCTGAATCCATCAATTCAAATTTTAATTTCGCCATGCCTAGTCCAAGGTGACGGTGCCGAAAACTCAATCATTGAAGCGATCAAAGAAATTAATGATCCAAAATGGGAAGTTGATGTGATCATCGCAGGGCGTGGTGGAGGTTCCTTTGAAGACCTCAAGGCGTTTAACCAAGAGTCGGTGGTTATGGCGTATTATCATTCAAAAATCCCTATCATCTCTGCAGTAGGTCATGAAATTGACCGAGTCCTGACAGACTTAGCGGCGGATGCCACAACACCTACACCAACAGCAGCAGCAAAACTTGCCATCCCCAATGTATCGGACACCCTCATTCGATTGGATGAAATGGAGGATCGTTTACGTTCCGCGCTTACTGGAGTCATCCGCATTGGGAAAGAAAAATGGTTAGGTGTTACAAATCGTGTCGTATTACAAAATCCAAAATCATTTTTGGAACCTAGGCAAAATCATTTTGATGAAATCATGACAAAGATTTCCCTACTCGGTAAAAACTATTTGGTCAAAAAGCAAAGCGAATTCCAAAAGTTTGAAATTTTCCATCAAAATTGGAAATCGTATTTGGAAAGAATACAAAACAAATTCAAACTCGCAGAACAACGATTAGAACATTTTTCACCACTTGGAACTTTAAAACGAGGATATTCTGTATTGAGGAATACAAACAAACAGGTGATTTCATCTGTTAGGCAAATTAAAGAAAACGAAACTTTGGAAGTTTTTTTATTTGATGGAAAAATCCAAGTCGAAGTGAAAGAAAAAAATTAG
- a CDS encoding exodeoxyribonuclease VII small subunit, which translates to MVEKKTISFEEAIRELEEIAEKLERGTLSLEDSIKAYERGMELKKICSERLVDAEAKIEFLTKAPSGEVVKSTVKKKKDETPSKQAEEDLF; encoded by the coding sequence ATGGTAGAGAAAAAAACAATCAGTTTTGAAGAAGCAATACGTGAATTAGAAGAGATTGCTGAAAAACTTGAACGAGGAACTTTATCCTTAGAAGACTCAATCAAAGCTTATGAACGAGGAATGGAACTGAAAAAAATCTGTTCCGAAAGATTAGTCGATGCAGAAGCTAAAATTGAATTTTTAACGAAAGCTCCAAGTGGTGAAGTGGTGAAATCCACTGTGAAAAAGAAGAAGGATGAAACTCCATCCAAACAAGCGGAAGAAGATTTATTTTAA